From the genome of Vicia villosa cultivar HV-30 ecotype Madison, WI linkage group LG2, Vvil1.0, whole genome shotgun sequence, one region includes:
- the LOC131647367 gene encoding outer envelope pore protein 16-2, chloroplastic-like isoform X2 encodes MNLNTSSEVETHTKLDELCNFDKKCLFDLGHPLVNRIAESFVKAAGIGVVQAVSRNAYFSAIDGTRTDNNGVKASSDGSAAGKRRLLGLRGETSNKSLEAMVINAGKESLQWGVAAGLYSGLTYGLKEARGAHDWENLGRIRKTLADFTSLNH; translated from the exons ATGAACTTGAACACAAGCAGTGAGGTTGAAACTCATACCAAGCTTGACGAACTCTGTAACTTCGACAAAAAATGCCTCTTTGATCTCGGCCATCCTCTCGTTAACCGCATCGCCGAAAGCTTCGTCAAAGCTGCCGGAATCGGAGTCGTTCAAGCCGTTTCTCGCAATGCTTATTTCTCAGCCATTGACG GTACCAGAACCGATAACAATGGCGTTAAAGCTTCTTCGGATGGATCAGCCGCTGGAAAACGCCGTTTGCTGGGACTTAGAG gagagACCAGTAACAAATCTCTTGAGGCTATG GTGATTAATGCTGGGAAAGAGTCCTTACAATGGG GAGTGGCTGCAGGATTATATTCAGGTCTAACATATGGGTTGAAGGAGGCTCGCGGAGCTCATGACTGG GAAAATCTTGGTCGCATTCGTAAGACTCTCGCTGACTTCACCAGCTTGAATCACTGA
- the LOC131647367 gene encoding outer envelope pore protein 16-2, chloroplastic-like isoform X1, translated as MNLNTSSEVETHTKLDELCNFDKKCLFDLGHPLVNRIAESFVKAAGIGVVQAVSRNAYFSAIDGTRTDNNGVKASSDGSAAGKRRLLGLRGETSNKSLEAMVINAGKESLQWGVAAGLYSGLTYGLKEARGAHDWSFLWILINEHFMHQCMILMDVAEQFRSGKSWSHS; from the exons ATGAACTTGAACACAAGCAGTGAGGTTGAAACTCATACCAAGCTTGACGAACTCTGTAACTTCGACAAAAAATGCCTCTTTGATCTCGGCCATCCTCTCGTTAACCGCATCGCCGAAAGCTTCGTCAAAGCTGCCGGAATCGGAGTCGTTCAAGCCGTTTCTCGCAATGCTTATTTCTCAGCCATTGACG GTACCAGAACCGATAACAATGGCGTTAAAGCTTCTTCGGATGGATCAGCCGCTGGAAAACGCCGTTTGCTGGGACTTAGAG gagagACCAGTAACAAATCTCTTGAGGCTATG GTGATTAATGCTGGGAAAGAGTCCTTACAATGGG GAGTGGCTGCAGGATTATATTCAGGTCTAACATATGGGTTGAAGGAGGCTCGCGGAGCTCATGACTGG TCCTTTTTGTGGATCCTTATAAATGAACACTTCATGCATCAATGCATGATTTTAATGGATGTGGCAGAACAATTTCGCTCGG GAAAATCTTGGTCGCATTCGTAA